One genomic region from Myxococcales bacterium encodes:
- a CDS encoding DNA-binding response regulator, producing MRLYLTALSGAPFPRLLVVEDDPIVAEDIRATAAGAGYDVRAVVAAVDDAERALDEHCPDAVIVDIGLERGSGLSLGASLSRRNVPFLYLTGRSDAKTTRAAADTNPVGYVVKPFSQQQLLAAMIVGFEGGAADRARRLGAAVQRIAAEVVELGLASPSSRTEVRPVPGLTDLSRREWEVLRELLAHNRVPAIARKLFISQATVRNHLKAIFAKLGVHSQQELLQRLVS from the coding sequence ATGAGGCTCTACTTGACGGCGTTGTCAGGCGCGCCATTCCCTAGGCTCCTCGTCGTTGAAGACGATCCCATCGTGGCGGAGGACATTCGCGCGACCGCCGCCGGGGCTGGCTATGACGTGCGCGCCGTCGTGGCCGCGGTCGACGACGCAGAGCGCGCCCTCGATGAGCACTGCCCGGATGCCGTCATCGTCGACATCGGTCTCGAACGCGGCAGCGGCCTCTCGCTCGGCGCGAGCCTTAGCCGCCGCAACGTCCCCTTCCTTTACCTCACGGGCCGCAGCGACGCGAAGACCACGCGCGCCGCCGCCGACACGAACCCAGTGGGCTACGTGGTGAAGCCGTTTTCGCAGCAACAGCTCCTCGCCGCGATGATCGTGGGCTTCGAGGGCGGAGCCGCAGACCGCGCGCGACGCCTGGGTGCCGCCGTTCAGCGCATAGCCGCCGAGGTGGTCGAGCTCGGCCTGGCGTCGCCCTCGTCGCGGACGGAAGTGAGGCCCGTTCCCGGCCTCACCGACCTCTCACGACGCGAATGGGAGGTGCTCCGCGAGCTGCTCGCACACAATCGCGTCCCCGCCATCGCTCGCAAGCTCTTCATCAGCCAAGCAACCGTGCGCAATCACCTCAAGGCGATCTTCGCGAAGCTGGGGGTTCACTCGCAGCAAGAGCTCTTGCAGCGTCTCGTTTCGTAG
- a CDS encoding protein phosphatase 2C domain-containing protein codes for MGVVFGVVAGSVIGREHVQKGRNNQDGFAVRIEEQRLAAVVTDGCSSSRYSEVGARLGAQFLAGEIARRMQAGKAGMELAYGTTRALVTYLDNVARGACPDDREREEFIAETLLFGFLGLAIDGTRVSVFGVGDGVVSLNGDVQIIDPGPDNAPPYVGYLIMEGPSRGAIPELYVQANVEQVDTLLIGTDGLVDLERTPDLPLKNGDRQGGIDQFEADAMLTAQAGRLQRRLAVLGELNGRMRDDTTAVLVRRVR; via the coding sequence ATGGGTGTTGTTTTTGGCGTCGTCGCTGGCTCCGTCATCGGGCGTGAGCACGTTCAGAAGGGGCGCAACAACCAGGACGGCTTCGCCGTACGCATCGAGGAACAGCGGCTCGCAGCGGTCGTGACCGACGGCTGCTCGTCGTCTCGCTACTCGGAGGTCGGCGCGCGGCTCGGCGCGCAGTTCCTCGCGGGCGAGATCGCCCGACGCATGCAGGCCGGGAAGGCCGGGATGGAGCTCGCCTACGGCACGACGCGCGCGCTCGTCACGTACCTCGACAACGTCGCTCGCGGGGCGTGCCCCGATGACAGGGAGCGCGAAGAGTTCATCGCCGAGACGCTGCTCTTCGGCTTCCTTGGCCTCGCCATCGATGGCACGCGCGTGTCTGTGTTCGGCGTCGGCGACGGCGTCGTCTCGCTCAACGGTGACGTGCAGATCATCGATCCGGGGCCCGACAACGCGCCGCCCTACGTGGGGTACCTCATCATGGAGGGGCCTTCGCGCGGCGCCATCCCCGAGCTCTACGTGCAGGCCAACGTCGAGCAGGTGGATACGCTTCTCATCGGCACCGACGGTCTCGTCGACCTCGAACGCACGCCCGACTTGCCGCTGAAGAACGGTGACCGCCAGGGCGGCATCGATCAGTTCGAAGCCGACGCGATGTTGACGGCGCAGGCCGGACGGCTGCAGCGGCGCCTCGCTGTCCTTGGCGAGCTCAACGGTCGAATGCGCGACGACACGACGGCCGTTCTCGTGAGGCGCGTGCGCTGA
- a CDS encoding site-2 protease family protein, with protein MLSFRLARVPVRIHFFFFLTAAMLAGGRPGPLLISWLVVVFVSVMVHEFGHALMGRAFGLVPEIDLHGMGGTTSWTAGRPLGPGPHILISLAGPFAGLALGAVVWAASGSVATTALSKAIVSQLIWVNVAWGAVNLIPMLPLDGGNVMARTLDALTGGRGRKPAHVVSALIAVAIIGYVLATGGLTALLAGNVGAAWPAILATLFLVQNVRALMPPPEDRDAES; from the coding sequence GTGCTCTCCTTCCGCCTTGCGCGCGTCCCGGTGCGGATTCACTTCTTCTTCTTCCTCACGGCGGCGATGCTCGCCGGAGGCAGACCCGGGCCCCTGCTCATCTCTTGGTTGGTCGTCGTCTTCGTGTCCGTCATGGTCCACGAGTTCGGCCACGCGCTGATGGGTCGTGCCTTCGGGCTCGTCCCGGAGATTGACCTGCACGGCATGGGCGGCACGACCTCCTGGACCGCAGGCCGGCCGCTCGGTCCCGGCCCGCACATCTTGATCAGCCTCGCGGGTCCCTTCGCGGGTTTGGCGCTCGGTGCCGTCGTGTGGGCGGCGTCAGGCTCCGTCGCGACGACGGCGCTGTCGAAGGCCATCGTCTCTCAGCTCATCTGGGTCAACGTCGCGTGGGGCGCCGTCAACCTCATCCCCATGCTCCCGCTCGACGGCGGCAACGTGATGGCCCGCACCCTCGATGCGCTCACCGGCGGGCGGGGCCGCAAGCCGGCGCACGTCGTGTCGGCGCTCATCGCCGTGGCCATCATCGGCTACGTCCTCGCAACGGGAGGCCTCACCGCGCTCTTGGCCGGAAACGTCGGCGCCGCCTGGCCCGCCATCCTCGCGACGCTCTTCCTGGTGCAGAACGTCCGAGCGCTGATGCCGCCCCCGGAGGATCGCGACGCGGAGTCCTAG
- a CDS encoding diguanylate cyclase, protein MARIVLVDDSPSVLSLLRPRLEAAGHEVRSVSDAYAGADLTLADPPDVVITDLWMPGMSGLQLCRMLRAEPETAHVPVVLLTASDDKRSRFWADRSGAAAFVTKQGVGELLHVVDSLVRSQAGRVRPPPSSRRRPAAPGSMQNRLAHLLDGALYDSVLAGEVRSLASAGSYEALASGVARLLAQLVDLRCIALEARPASRAGAAVTIVVGRSELAKALCEEAQGALGALDGLVFLPEGLASTDAPGQGAVLHAIDFGEERLGRMWVAPAGHRFGPDDERVVGLVARELGGPLRMATLVTDAQRLAATDSLTGLLNRRAFVEVVARDVSLAHRHSSPLSLLLLDLDHFKQVNDVYGHAVGDLVLSTTAGALAQTVRKSDLVARWGGEEFVVALSHTAASGARVMAERLRRQIADRAIALPDRTFNVTSSIGVASLGPNEDLDGLLVRADRAMYQAKSKGRNRVESV, encoded by the coding sequence GTGGCGCGCATCGTTTTGGTCGACGACAGCCCTAGCGTGCTCAGCCTCTTGCGCCCGCGCCTCGAGGCGGCGGGGCACGAGGTTCGCTCCGTGAGCGACGCTTACGCCGGCGCCGATCTCACCCTGGCCGACCCGCCCGACGTGGTCATCACGGATCTGTGGATGCCGGGCATGAGCGGCCTGCAGCTTTGCCGCATGCTCCGCGCCGAGCCGGAGACGGCCCACGTGCCGGTGGTCCTCTTGACGGCCTCCGACGACAAGCGCTCGCGCTTTTGGGCCGATCGCTCCGGCGCCGCGGCCTTCGTGACCAAGCAGGGCGTCGGCGAGCTGCTCCACGTCGTCGACAGTCTGGTGCGGAGTCAGGCCGGGCGCGTTCGCCCGCCACCGTCGTCGCGGCGTCGGCCCGCCGCACCGGGGAGCATGCAGAACCGCCTCGCGCACCTCCTCGACGGAGCGCTCTACGATTCGGTCCTCGCCGGTGAGGTCCGCTCGCTCGCGAGCGCCGGCAGCTACGAAGCGCTGGCGTCGGGCGTCGCGCGGCTCCTGGCCCAGCTCGTCGACTTGCGGTGCATCGCCCTCGAGGCGCGCCCGGCGTCGCGCGCCGGTGCCGCCGTGACCATCGTCGTTGGTCGGTCCGAGCTCGCGAAGGCGCTCTGCGAAGAGGCGCAAGGGGCGCTCGGCGCCCTGGACGGTCTCGTGTTTCTGCCAGAAGGACTTGCGAGCACCGACGCGCCAGGGCAGGGCGCTGTCCTCCACGCCATCGATTTCGGCGAGGAGCGCCTCGGGCGCATGTGGGTCGCGCCGGCAGGCCACCGCTTCGGGCCCGACGATGAGCGCGTGGTTGGGCTCGTCGCCCGCGAATTGGGCGGGCCGCTCCGCATGGCGACGCTCGTCACCGACGCCCAGCGGCTTGCCGCGACCGACAGCCTCACGGGCCTCCTAAACCGTCGAGCCTTCGTGGAGGTGGTGGCTCGCGACGTGTCGCTGGCGCATCGTCACTCGTCGCCGCTCTCGCTGCTCTTGCTCGACCTCGATCACTTCAAACAGGTCAACGACGTCTACGGTCATGCGGTCGGGGATCTCGTGCTCTCCACCACGGCAGGGGCGCTGGCGCAGACGGTGAGAAAGAGCGATCTGGTGGCGCGGTGGGGCGGCGAGGAGTTCGTGGTGGCTCTTTCGCACACGGCGGCGTCGGGCGCCCGCGTGATGGCCGAGCGTCTCCGGCGCCAAATCGCCGACCGCGCCATCGCGCTACCCGACCGCACGTTCAACGTCACGTCGTCCATCGGCGTCGCGAGCCTCGGCCCGAACGAAGATCTCGACGGGCTCTTGGTCCGGGCCGACCGCGCGATGTACCAGGCGAAGTCGAAGGGGCGGAACCGCGTCGAGTCGGTCTGA
- a CDS encoding S-(hydroxymethyl)glutathione dehydrogenase/class III alcohol dehydrogenase, producing MKTRAAVAYGPGQPLKIEDVELEGPKAGEVLVEIKATGVCHTDEFTRSGQDPEGLFPVIFGHEGAGVVVDVGAGVTSVAKGDHVIPLYTPECRGCKSCLSRKTNLCTAIRATQGKGVMPDGTSRFSIGKEKIHHYMGCSTFANHIVLPEIALAKVRPDAPFEKICYIGCGVTTGIGAVIYTAKVEPGASVVVFGLGGIGLNVIQGARMAGADVIVGVDINPKREALARKFGLTHFVDPRAIKGDLVAHLVELTKGGADYSFECVGNVDLMRQALECCHRGWGESIIIGVAGAGQEIKTRPFQLVTGRVWKGSAFGGARGRTDVPRIVDWYMDKKIDIDSLVTHTLPLERINEAFDLMHSGESIRTVVTF from the coding sequence ATGAAAACACGCGCTGCCGTTGCCTACGGTCCAGGCCAGCCGCTCAAGATCGAAGACGTTGAGCTCGAGGGCCCGAAGGCCGGTGAAGTCCTCGTGGAAATCAAGGCCACCGGGGTGTGTCACACCGACGAGTTCACCCGCTCCGGGCAAGACCCCGAGGGGCTCTTCCCGGTCATCTTCGGTCACGAGGGCGCCGGCGTCGTGGTGGACGTCGGCGCCGGCGTCACGTCCGTCGCGAAGGGCGATCACGTCATTCCGCTCTACACACCCGAGTGCCGCGGTTGCAAGTCGTGCCTCAGCCGCAAGACCAACTTGTGCACCGCCATCCGGGCCACGCAAGGCAAGGGCGTCATGCCCGACGGCACGAGCCGCTTCTCCATCGGCAAGGAGAAGATCCATCACTACATGGGCTGCTCGACCTTCGCGAACCACATCGTGTTGCCGGAGATCGCGCTCGCCAAGGTGCGGCCCGACGCGCCCTTCGAGAAGATTTGCTACATCGGGTGCGGCGTCACGACGGGCATCGGCGCGGTGATCTACACGGCGAAGGTCGAGCCCGGCGCGAGCGTCGTCGTCTTTGGGCTGGGCGGCATCGGCCTCAACGTCATTCAGGGCGCGCGCATGGCAGGCGCCGATGTCATCGTCGGCGTCGACATCAACCCGAAGCGCGAGGCGCTCGCGCGAAAGTTCGGCCTCACGCACTTCGTCGACCCGCGCGCCATCAAGGGTGATCTCGTGGCTCACCTCGTCGAGCTCACCAAAGGTGGCGCCGACTACAGCTTCGAGTGCGTGGGCAACGTCGACCTCATGCGGCAGGCGCTCGAGTGTTGCCACCGTGGTTGGGGCGAGTCGATCATCATCGGCGTCGCCGGCGCGGGGCAAGAGATCAAGACCCGGCCGTTCCAGCTCGTCACCGGTCGCGTCTGGAAGGGCTCCGCCTTTGGCGGCGCGCGCGGCCGGACCGACGTGCCACGGATCGTCGACTGGTACATGGACAAGAAGATCGACATCGACAGCCTCGTGACCCACACGCTGCCCCTCGAGCGCATCAACGAGGCCTTCGATCTGATGCACTCGGGCGAGTCGATTCGGACCGTCGTGACCTTCTGA
- the purE gene encoding 5-(carboxyamino)imidazole ribonucleotide mutase, giving the protein MGKQRAIVSLVMGSDSDWETLAPAAEVLTRFAIPFEVGVRSAHRTPERMVEYAKGAEARGLRIIIAAAGGAAHLPGMIASLTHLPVLGVPVATRTLSGVDSLLSIVQMPSGVPTATFAIGPAGAINAAIFALRVLAATDANAARALRTLRAEGEDKALAGDARVRALVAAPKGRSTKAKPRP; this is encoded by the coding sequence ATGGGGAAACAGCGCGCCATCGTCTCGTTGGTCATGGGCAGCGATTCCGACTGGGAGACGCTCGCGCCGGCAGCCGAAGTGCTCACGCGTTTTGCGATCCCCTTTGAGGTCGGCGTTCGGAGCGCGCACCGCACGCCGGAGCGCATGGTCGAATACGCCAAAGGCGCCGAGGCCCGAGGCCTTCGAATCATCATCGCGGCCGCCGGCGGCGCCGCTCACCTGCCGGGCATGATCGCGTCGCTCACGCACCTCCCGGTGCTCGGCGTCCCTGTCGCCACGCGAACGCTCTCCGGCGTCGACAGCCTCCTGTCGATCGTTCAGATGCCGTCGGGCGTCCCAACGGCCACCTTCGCCATCGGCCCCGCCGGCGCCATCAACGCCGCCATCTTCGCGCTTCGAGTGCTCGCGGCCACCGACGCGAACGCGGCGCGCGCGCTGCGCACTTTGCGCGCCGAGGGTGAGGACAAGGCGCTCGCGGGCGACGCGCGCGTGCGAGCTCTCGTTGCGGCCCCGAAAGGGCGCTCGACCAAGGCGAAGCCGCGTCCATGA
- a CDS encoding IgGFc-binding protein gives MNWLGGALSALVLGASALFVACSSDEAAPVDAGVDAPIFNPTGCQGTRCSSDLHEVLDCNDQVIKRCPEGEGCTPGGSCIPACESARLNKSTLGCEYYAVDPGTDGSADGSCFAAFVANTWTAPLNLAVAYDGKDLDVSTFARVPVGSGPALRYDPLPSGQLPPGQVAILFLADFAAPGVPSATRCPAGVTAAVSNGLASSSKTAILKAFSIRTTAPVVAYDMFPYGGAASYISSATLLVPVSAWGDNYVGVTGFPRGPAVPVSSLSQPFLQIAAAEDGTEVTVRPSAAIVGDTGVAPSPANTPQTYSLAKGQVLQLKQNEDLTGSIVKANKPVGVWGGSSCMYIEVTDNACDSAHQQLVPARALGTRYIGARYRDRLQGREEAPPWRIVGVVDGTQLSYEPSPPVGAPTTIQSGQSVIFRANAAFVVKSQDGAHPFYLAGHMTGQQSSGLDFGVGDPEFVSAVATEQYLRSYVFMTDPTMSFTNLVITRLKGPKGFADVELDCGGKLVGWQPVGNTGDLQFTRFDMVVSGNGVGACNNGRHSIKSDQPFGLTVWGWDKTVSYAYPAGASIAPINEVVVPVVK, from the coding sequence ATGAACTGGCTTGGTGGAGCGCTCTCTGCGCTCGTCCTTGGCGCCTCGGCGCTCTTTGTTGCTTGCTCGTCGGATGAGGCTGCGCCCGTCGACGCCGGCGTTGACGCGCCCATCTTCAATCCCACCGGCTGCCAAGGGACGCGCTGCTCGTCGGACCTGCACGAGGTCCTCGACTGCAACGACCAAGTCATCAAACGCTGCCCCGAGGGTGAAGGCTGCACGCCGGGCGGCTCCTGCATCCCCGCGTGCGAGAGCGCCCGCCTCAACAAGAGCACGCTCGGCTGCGAGTACTACGCCGTTGACCCGGGCACCGACGGCAGCGCCGACGGCTCGTGTTTCGCGGCCTTCGTGGCCAACACGTGGACGGCGCCGCTCAACCTCGCCGTCGCGTACGACGGCAAAGACCTCGACGTCTCCACGTTCGCGCGCGTGCCCGTCGGCTCAGGCCCGGCGCTTCGCTACGATCCGTTGCCCTCGGGTCAACTGCCTCCGGGGCAAGTCGCGATCTTGTTCCTCGCCGACTTTGCGGCGCCCGGTGTTCCGTCCGCGACGCGTTGCCCCGCTGGCGTCACGGCGGCTGTCTCGAACGGCCTCGCGTCGTCGAGCAAGACCGCCATTCTGAAGGCCTTTTCGATCCGCACGACGGCGCCCGTCGTCGCCTACGACATGTTCCCGTACGGAGGCGCGGCCAGCTACATCTCGAGCGCGACCTTGCTCGTGCCGGTCTCGGCTTGGGGCGACAACTACGTCGGCGTGACGGGATTTCCCCGAGGCCCCGCCGTTCCGGTGAGCTCGCTGTCGCAGCCCTTCTTGCAGATCGCGGCGGCCGAAGACGGCACGGAGGTGACCGTTCGCCCGAGCGCCGCCATCGTCGGCGACACCGGCGTCGCGCCGTCGCCAGCCAACACGCCGCAGACCTACTCGCTGGCCAAAGGCCAGGTCCTCCAGCTCAAGCAGAACGAAGATCTGACGGGGTCGATCGTCAAGGCCAACAAGCCCGTCGGCGTTTGGGGCGGCAGCTCGTGCATGTACATCGAGGTGACCGACAACGCGTGCGACTCGGCGCACCAACAGTTGGTCCCCGCGCGCGCGCTCGGCACGCGCTACATCGGCGCCCGCTATCGCGATCGGCTCCAAGGCCGTGAAGAGGCGCCGCCCTGGCGCATCGTCGGCGTCGTCGATGGAACGCAGCTCAGCTACGAGCCGAGTCCGCCGGTCGGCGCACCAACGACGATCCAGAGCGGGCAGTCCGTCATCTTCCGCGCGAACGCAGCCTTCGTCGTGAAGAGCCAAGACGGCGCACACCCCTTCTACTTGGCCGGCCACATGACGGGCCAGCAGTCGAGCGGCCTCGATTTCGGCGTGGGCGATCCGGAGTTCGTCTCGGCCGTCGCGACCGAACAATACCTGCGCTCGTACGTCTTCATGACCGATCCGACGATGAGCTTCACCAACCTCGTGATCACGCGGCTCAAGGGCCCAAAGGGCTTCGCCGACGTGGAGCTCGATTGCGGCGGCAAGCTCGTCGGCTGGCAGCCCGTGGGCAACACCGGCGACCTCCAATTCACGCGCTTCGACATGGTCGTCTCCGGCAACGGCGTCGGCGCATGCAACAACGGCCGACACAGCATCAAGAGCGACCAGCCCTTCGGTCTCACCGTGTGGGGTTGGGACAAGACGGTCAGCTACGCGTACCCCGCGGGCGCGAGCATCGCCCCGATCAACGAGGTCGTCGTTCCCGTCGTGAAGTGA
- a CDS encoding PAS domain S-box protein, which produces MSVGEVFEALLASESLLALLVDATGMTIRENCAWARAFPAQTAVGLRFPDEIDAILASTVAAEEVRWERVSDGMGASVVIAPPPPMSDVGPLLEAWPEHVAVYALDGHWLAGKSASWAASGRTSHRLKLWEVPWIAARPAFADAARAAFARATAGEASSFDEGGPMSAAPEIEPVRVHMSPVVRGGRVVAVAGFVTSGAAEARALTKLRQSEESLHEAQRIARLGSWAERADSTLVVSPELCRLLELDPATEMDLDDAFARVQPEDQALVRECLGPCPTGATTEALVRVPRPGGVTRWLRLRCAHAEGGKRSGTVQDVSHRVAARQELQTHSLVLSSLSEGVLFIDETYAIRFANPALERTFGYAAGELLGRPVGSLNALTNEGNAALREAILAGLARQGSWSGTLASRRKDGTVFTSRAHVTRLETPGGPVFVSVLRDITDEERATAALRENARLEAEATYRKELLDEFHHRVKNNLQTIASMLRVHFGSLRDPATQALLAAALHRIEAVALVHEKLSEAEVDGDLDMLSYLGQLAKLVAEVHGTATQLAVRVSSEPLGLPSERYLDLGLLLSELITNAFPPRPPRARRLRDRGARHGRRRRAPRRG; this is translated from the coding sequence ATGTCCGTTGGCGAGGTCTTCGAAGCTCTTCTCGCCAGTGAGTCGCTGTTGGCGTTGCTCGTCGACGCCACCGGCATGACCATTCGCGAAAATTGTGCCTGGGCGCGCGCGTTTCCTGCGCAGACCGCGGTGGGTCTTCGGTTTCCCGACGAGATCGACGCCATCCTCGCGTCGACCGTGGCGGCTGAGGAGGTTCGCTGGGAGCGCGTGTCCGATGGCATGGGCGCCTCCGTCGTTATCGCGCCGCCCCCCCCCATGAGCGACGTTGGCCCGCTCCTGGAGGCGTGGCCCGAACATGTAGCGGTCTACGCACTCGACGGGCACTGGCTCGCTGGGAAGTCGGCGAGCTGGGCCGCGTCAGGCCGGACGAGCCATCGGCTCAAGCTCTGGGAGGTGCCGTGGATCGCAGCCCGTCCAGCCTTCGCCGACGCAGCGCGCGCGGCGTTCGCACGCGCGACGGCCGGCGAGGCCTCTTCGTTCGATGAGGGCGGACCGATGAGTGCGGCCCCGGAGATCGAGCCGGTTCGCGTGCACATGTCGCCGGTCGTCCGCGGCGGGCGGGTCGTCGCCGTAGCCGGCTTCGTCACGAGCGGTGCCGCCGAGGCTCGCGCGCTCACGAAACTTCGGCAGAGCGAGGAGAGTCTTCATGAGGCGCAGCGCATCGCCCGGCTGGGAAGCTGGGCCGAGCGGGCTGACTCGACCCTCGTCGTGTCACCGGAACTGTGTCGGCTGCTCGAACTCGACCCCGCGACGGAAATGGACTTGGATGACGCCTTCGCGCGTGTCCAGCCGGAGGATCAGGCGCTCGTGCGCGAGTGTCTCGGCCCATGCCCGACTGGGGCGACCACCGAAGCACTCGTCCGCGTGCCTCGCCCCGGCGGGGTCACGCGCTGGTTGCGGCTTCGCTGCGCTCACGCCGAAGGGGGAAAGCGCAGTGGGACCGTCCAGGATGTGTCGCATCGCGTCGCAGCTCGTCAAGAACTTCAGACGCACTCGCTCGTGCTGAGCTCCCTCAGCGAAGGCGTCCTCTTTATCGACGAAACGTACGCCATTCGCTTCGCCAATCCCGCGCTCGAACGCACGTTCGGCTACGCGGCCGGCGAGCTCTTGGGGCGCCCCGTAGGATCGTTGAACGCGCTCACCAACGAGGGAAACGCCGCGCTCCGCGAAGCGATCTTAGCGGGACTCGCGCGCCAGGGCTCCTGGTCGGGCACGCTTGCGAGTCGCCGGAAAGACGGCACCGTCTTTACCTCTCGCGCGCACGTCACGAGGCTCGAGACGCCCGGGGGGCCCGTCTTCGTCTCGGTGCTGCGCGACATCACCGACGAAGAGCGGGCGACTGCTGCGCTACGAGAGAACGCGCGCCTCGAGGCCGAGGCCACCTACCGCAAGGAGCTCCTCGACGAGTTCCACCACCGCGTGAAGAACAACCTCCAGACCATCGCGAGCATGCTCCGCGTGCATTTCGGTTCACTTCGCGATCCGGCAACGCAGGCGCTTCTCGCAGCCGCGCTGCATCGAATCGAGGCTGTGGCGCTCGTTCACGAAAAGCTGAGCGAGGCGGAGGTCGATGGCGATCTCGATATGCTGAGCTACCTTGGCCAGCTAGCGAAGTTGGTCGCCGAGGTCCACGGTACGGCAACGCAGCTCGCGGTTCGAGTTAGCTCGGAGCCGCTGGGATTGCCTTCGGAGCGGTACCTCGACTTGGGCCTGCTCCTCAGCGAGCTCATCACCAACGCCTTCCCGCCACGGCCTCCGCGGGCGCGACGGCTTCGTGACCGTGGTGCTCGACACGGCCGGCGACGACGCGCTCCTCGTCGTGGATGA